From the genome of Alicyclobacillus sp. SO9:
TGCAAATGCCTTCCCAATTTCGTAGCCGATACCGCTGGCCGCTCCCGTGATGACTGCGCTCTTTCCCTGTAACAACTCTGCCATGATTCCATCTCCCTTTAAATCTATTTCACGAATGGCTTGTCACTGAAAGCAGTTTATCCGGATGCAATGCAAATTCGCTGATTTTCGTAAATTTCCCGGACTCAGGCGGCTGTACACTTCGTTCCACCCATGCTTCAAGATGCCCGAGGGCCGCTTCAAAGTATGGCTGTACAGGCTGCTGCCCTTCCCAGTTGCTTTTCAACATACCATCCACGTGGTTGCCGCCGTCAATTTCATAGAGGCGGTGGTTCTTACCGAATCCTTGCATTTTCACGTGTTCTGCATAGGCTGCAGCATTGTGACGGAAAGGAACAAGACAATCCCAGTTCCCTGCCACGGACAGTAAGGGCTTGGTCACCCTCCCGCTGTTCTCAAGCGCCTGCAGGCGAGCGCTAGTGACCTCACTGCGACTGTACCAAGGGTAATCTGCCAGGGGCGACGGGTCGCGCAGCCAATCGTTTGACCAGTCATCGTTAAACGCCGGCCACTCAGGATCGAGAGACCGGCCGTACAGCCAGAGCGACACCACCCAATACATCATGAAATACGTGTCCCAAAACGGTTCGGAAGAGGGGTGTAGTCCTGCTTCCAAGAGTTTATCCAATGCCTTGCTTTGTTCATGAGTCGTTGTATCTCCACGCCAGTTCTTATAGAGGGGATACTGCCCCACAAACACCGGCAGCGTCGTCATTAGGTGGCGCGATTCAGGGTGCCAGAAGACGCCTTCCCATTCCACTGCACCATCTAACAGATGAGGATATTTTTCGAGAATGATCCGCGTCACATAGCCTCCATTGCTGAGCCCCGCCATATATGTACGCGAAGGTTCGCAGCCGTATTGGCGAGTGGCCTGTTCGAAGGCGTATTCGATAAGCGACTTGTAGACAGGACCCCATTCCTCCATTGTCCTGTTTGTGTCCCTCAGTACCAAACCCGGTGTGGCCTTATCGCAGGCTGCAAACGCATAACCTTTTTGAAGCGCAAGATCTGACAGCAACAGGTCCAGAGAAAATTCCGTTCTGACTGCCGGCACGCCTCCAATTAGAAGTTTGCCGTTCCACCGAGAGGCATGAGGCAGGCGCAATACGGCTCTCGCTCCTGCCACTTCACCATGCCAAAACACCCCCGGCACAGGAACAGAGATGGTCGGACGAGCATAGACAAGTGCCTCCGCGTCGGGATACACACCCAGCCCTTGTGAAGTTAGATCTGCTGCTTGCGTAAGGGTGATCGATTCTTCCATGTAAAACGTCCTCCCAACCGATGTAGACCTCCGAGCAATCCGTTTGGCATAAACCGTACAACCACAATGTACAGAATGCCGAAGAGAATGGGATAGTTCTCGAGCAGAGGAATTTGCGTGCCAAAATTGGACAACCAGGACTGAGACAGTACCAGCACGGCTGCACCAATCATACCTCCGCTCAGAGTGCCGACTCCCCCAATCATAACCATTAACAAGACCATTAAGCTTATATTTGCTACGCTGTAAACAGACGTTGAGACAAATGCTTGCGATAGTGCAAAGACAGCCCCCGCCAAAGAAGCCAGCACGCCGGAAACAATGAACGCCAGCGTCTTGAACCAAACTACGGAGTGCCCCAAACCGACGGCCCGTTGCTCATTTTCGCGTACGGCCCGAAGTACGTCACCAATCGGCGATTGAACAAACCGCCTGAGAAACCAAAACGACACTGCCAACAAAACGAGGCACATGTAGTAAATCTGTAAGTCTCCATTCAACCACTGGGGCGGGGTCACTGTCATGCCGTCATTTGCATTCGTAAGATGTCGCAGCGCCTGCGATCCCGCTAAGACTGCAAACACTTCTCCCACAGCCAACGTGATCATCGCAAAGTAAGCATCTCTGACACGGAGGGAGAGAAACGCCACAAACAAACCCAGCACCACAGCGGTTCCTACCACTGCGCCGGTGCCAATCACCAAGCTGAATGAGGTACCGTGCATTTGGTTCAGGCAGATAGACACGGCGTAAGCGCCGGTTCCAAAAAACATTGCGTGCCCAAAGGAAACAATCCCAGTATAACCAATCAGCAAGTCATAGGACATCGCGAACACTGCGAACGCAAAGACTGTATCCAATAGTGTAGTTGCACCCCCTGTTCCGAACAGCAAGGGGTACAACGCGACGCAAAGCATCAGTACAATCCGAAACACGCGTGCAAGCGGGAGTCTTGTCACAGCACGCCCCCCTTTTCTCCGAACAATCCCTCGGGACGGACAACAAGCACTGCGGCCATCACCACAACACCGGCCAAAACTGCCAGAGCGGGCGCAAAGTAACTCGTAACGGCAGTTGCCAAGCCGACAAACACACTCCCCACCACAGAGCCGTTGAGACTGCCCAGTCCTCCAAGTACGACAATGATAAAGGCGTTTAGTTGCATGCTCATTCCAGCTTCAGGCGAAATGGAACCAAAATACGGCCCTGCCAGAACGCCTGCAAGTCCAGCCAACGCTGCCCCGAAGGTAAACACTGTCGTAAAAATGGTGTGGATTGGAATTCCACGGGCCTGAACCAATTCCGAATTCTGAACACCCGCTCGAACAATCATGCCTAAACGGCTTTTTCGCAGCAGTATTTGCAACAAAATGTAGACCGCTATACCAGCGAAAATTGTCAGTACTTGAAACTCAATCAGAGCAAAATGCCCGAACAGCCACGAATGGGTCAGGACCCTGGGAGCGGATGAGTTCACCGGATTGCGTCCAAATGGCAACTTGATAAGCTCTGTCAGCACCATCAACACACCCATTGTCATCAACAGTTGTTGCGTCTGTGCACCGTAAAGACGATGCAGCAACAGACGCTCCGTGAGCCATCCCAATGCTGCCCCTGTCAAGACGCCGCCAGCCATCGCCAATAGAAAACTGCCTGTTGCCTCATATAAAAACGAGGCAATGTAGGCGCCCCAGATATAAAAAGCACCGTGAGCAAAATTAATCACCCGAAGCAATCCAAAAATCAAGCTTAAACCTGCGGCCATCAGAAAAAACAGTGCACTATTGGCCAGGCCGTTCATGACCAGCGTTAACACGACATCCACTTTAATCCTCCTCCACAGCGACGCGTATCCCGAGAGCTCGTTGCTGCAACTCCTTGTCCTCCCTTAACTCATGCACAGGTCCCTTTGCAATAGACTTTCCATCATCAAGTACAACGTAGTACGTGCCGGTTTGCTCTGCCAGGTATAAGTTTTGTTCGACCAGTAATACCGTTACAGAACGACCCAGTTCCTGAATAACTGTGACAAGCTTCTCAACAAACAAGGGAGACAGGCCCTTGGTCGGCTCATCAATCAACAAAACCTTAGGCCGTGCCATCAACACGGAAGCGATGGCCAGCATTTGCCGCTGCCCCCCGCTGAGTGTACCGCCTAACCTGTTGTAAGCCTGTCTTAAGTCAGGGAACAGAGCCAGGACATACTCGAGACCATCTCGAGGCAGTGGTCCACGTCCTGCCGCAAGCCGAAGATTCTCTTCGACCGTCAAATTGCTGAAGATGTTATTGTCTTCCGGCACATAGGCAACACCCGCTTTCTGAACTCGATGCGGCGGAAGCTGACCAAGTGGTCTGCCAAACAATTGAACAGAACCCGATTTAATCGGAATAAATCCCATTAAAGTACGCAGAGTCGTCGTTTTCCCTGCTCCGTTTCGTCCAAGCAGAACTGTGACCGACCCGACAGGCACCTGAAAGGACACATCTCGCAGAATGCTGAATTGACCGATATCTGCGGAGAGTGAATCAACACTAAGTGCGATTTCCATGGTATCCCCCCAAATATGCTTCCTCCACTTTCGGATTGTGCATCACTTCCTCCGGCTTGCCTGTGGCCAGCACTGAGCCTTGATGGAGCACTGCAACAGTGTCAGATAACCGCATAACCACATCCAATTTGTGTTCAACCAAGACAATCGTGTATTTGCGCGATTGCCTCAGTTCTGTCACTAAAGCAAGAATGACTTTTGTTTCTTCCATGCTCATACCCGCGGTAGGTTCATCTAACAGCAGGATTTCAGGCTTTAGCGCCAAAAGCATGGCCATTTCCAGCTTTCGCTTATCACCGTGGGCTAGCTCTGCTGCCCTTGTCCCGCCCAATTGAGAGAGACCCACTCGCGTGAGCAATGTATCCGCTTCTGCGGCTATGCTTCTGTCCCTTCGTTGCAACATTTGGCGAATGTGGACGCGGCGCCGGGCCTGTACAGCAACCACGACGTTTTCCAGGGCGGACAGTCCGGGAAACAAATTCGTTCGTTGAAATGAACGTCCTATTCCCATTCGCGCACGCGCGTCAAATCCGGCCTTCGTGATGTCTCTTTCGTTGTATCGTATGCATCCGTTCCAAATCGGCAGTTCGCCGCTCATGACGCTTATTAAAGTTGTCTTTCCGGCACCGTTTGGGCCAATAATGGACACCAATTCGCCTTTGGCAAAGGAAAGCGACACATTATCGAGGACCAACATAGATTGATATCCCGCCGAGACTTCGTCCACTTCAAAAACTGGTACCATACCGTTCCCCTCCTGCTTGCCCAGAGCCATTTCGGGCAGTCCCCCGTGCTACTTGTTTAGCACCGGGGGCACAGTCTGTTTGGCGGAAATCACTTTGGTCAGGACTGGCACGGGATAATCCACACCAGCCTTGTGCCTCAGAACTACGCCGTATTGATTTTGCAGGGCTTGGTGGTCCGACTTCCGGTAGGTGTAGGTGCCTTTTGGTCCCTGGAAGGACATGCCGGCCATAGCAGCACTCAGCGTGTTGCCGTTCGTAACCCCCTTGGTCTTCTTCAGCCCGTCGACGATGGATATCGCTGCAGCCATACCATCGGGATCGAATAAGTCAGGCACTGTATGAAACTCCGATTTATCATGACTGACCAGATAGTCGTTGACTTTGTTGTGCGGCAGCGTGTAGTAGTATGTGGTGAATCCGCGCATCCCTTCAAACCCCTGAAACAACGCTTTAATTGCCGCGATATTGGGAATGCCCGTGACCACAGTGATGCCTTGCTTAGCAAGTTTCATATTGGCGATACTTTTCCATGGCCCCGGCGCTCCAGCCCAGGTGACAAACAAATACTTCGGGTGCTTCTGGATGATCTTCTCCAACTGCGGTGTAAAATCGGTTGCTTTTGGACTGGCATATACATCGAGAACGTCTTTCATACCCACGTTCACGGCCAACGATTTGAATGCTTTTACCGAATCCCAGCCAAACGCGTAATTTGGGGCGAGCTGTGCAACAGTGGCAGAGTGATTGGGAATAGACAATACCGCAGCTTTGGCCTCCATGTAGGAGTTAGGGGATATTTTAAACACGTATTTATTGTAGTTTTTGCCTGTAATAGAGTCCGCGACAGCCGGTCCTGCCACATAAACCGTTTTATACTTTTGAGCAAGCGGCTCCATCGCAATGGCACTAGCGCTGTTCACTCCGCCGGTCAGTACATCAACCTTCTTGTTTTGCAACAGTCCCTTTGCATCTGTGACCGCCTGTTTGGGGTCCGTTGCGTCGTCTTTCCAGATAACCTGAATCTTTCTGCCGTCCACCTTGTTGGTTCCATTCGTCGCATATTCCAAGCCAATTTTGAAACCGCGCTGCCACTCCTTGCCGTATGCAGCAAGGGCACCGCTAAGCGCTGTTACAGCTCCAATCTGAATCGGTGTTTGCCCGCCGGATTCAGTTGCCTTTGTTGTTCCACAACCGCCAAGAGCGATGCCTGGGGTCGCAAGGACAGCAACCATCGAAATGAACCTGTACTTCTTCACAAAAGCCCCCCCTTTAATTGCTTGCTTTGGTACTTTGCACTGGACTGCGTGTTGTTCCCGAAATTTTCTGTCATATGTGTTCACGCATCCTCTGTAAGCGGATTCGAAGGTGTGAGGTCAAACTATCATGACAGAGTTACACGAGAGTTACATGTAAACGCCCAGGTGTGTATAATAGTAGTTACATATTTGAGGACTCTGCCCCAATCTTGTAAAGGGGATGTTGATAAATGGCGTTAACAGACAGCTTTCAGCGACCTCTTCGTGATTTGCGCATTTCAGTTACCGACAGATGCAATTTTCGGTGCGTGTACTGTATGCCTAAGGAACTGTTCGGTCCGGACTTTGCCTTTTTACCACACAAGGATTTGCTGACCTTTGAAGAAATTTCCCGGCTTGTCCGGGTCTTTGTTCGAGGCGGGGTCAAGAAGGTGCGGCTCACGGGCGGCGAACCTCTGCTTCGGAGGGATATCGAAAAGTTGGTGGCTCAGATTGCCGAGATTGACGGTGTTGAGGACATTGCCATGACGACAAACGGATCGTTGTTAACCCGTGAACGAGCACAAGTATTAAAAAATGCGGGTCTTCAGCGGGTCACAGTCAGTCTCGATTCACTCAAAGACGACGTCTTCATGAAAATGAACGACGTTCATTTTCCAGTGAGTAAGGTGCTCAAGGCCATCGATGCAGCTGCAGAAGCCGGGTTGACTCCGGTTAAAGTGAACATGGTTGTGAAACGCGGATTGAACGATGAAGACATTGTGGAAATGGCACAACAGTTTCGAGGCACAGGCCACATTCTTCGCTTCATTGAATATATGGATGTTGGGAACAGCAACGGCTGGAGAATGGATGACGTTGTTTCAGCAAAAGATATTCTGAACAGTATCCACGAGGTCTGGCCGCTGGAAACCGTTCCCCCGCGTCACGCGGGAGAGGTAGCGACACGCTATCGCTATCAGGACGGCAAAGGAGAAATCGGAGTGGTGTCATCTGTAACGAGGCCATTTTGCGGCGCTTGCAATCGCTCGCGTCTCTCTGCCAAGGGACGCTTATATACCTGCCTGTTTGCCTCAGACGGCTTCGATTTCAGGGAACTGCTGCGGTCTGGAAAATCTGATGAAGAAGTATTTGGAGCCCTGTCGGAATTGTGGGGCTTGCGGTCGGACAGGTATTCAGAGTTACGGTCTGACGAAACACGCAGACGCAATAAGATAGAAATGTCTCAAATTGGCGGTTGATCATTCAAAAAGCAGCACAGGTAAGAATCCGTTTCAACCACAATCAAGAACAATAAGCAGCCTCGTGCCACCTGTTGGTGATACGAGGCTGCTTTCATTTTAGTAACAACCATATCAGAACGCAGAGATTCGCAACGCAGATATAAGGGTCTCTATCGACAACAATACAGGAAGTGCGTTACTCGTTATTCCCCCGCGTTGGACGCATACGTCTTGGTGGACGCAGAACCAGTGTCCTCGGCAGTTTGCGAGTCTGGATTTTCTTCCTTGTGAATGTAGTGTTTTCCTCGAAGCAGAGATGCTATGGCTGCAATCACAGACATTCCGACAGACATAGTAAATGTGAGTCTCAACCCGTGCATAAACGGGCCGCCAATGAGATGCGGGAAGAATACCTTTCCGACAATATATTGAGCCTGATGGACAGGTAAGTGGGATAGGACCTGGGGACCCAACAGATTCTGCAATGGATTATACCCGAGCAACGCTGCGAATAAAGACTCCGTAGGAGGAAGAGCAGCAACGTGCTGTGCTGCAACCTGCGGGATACCGTGCTGCGTGAGTCCTGACAACATGGCCTGCGGGAGTTTTTGAGCAAGGCCGGCAATCATGATGGAAAAAAACACACCCAAGCTCAGCATCATCCCGGCGTTCATAAACGTTGAACGCATTCCTGAAGCAACTCCTCGATATCTTGCCGGAACTGCGTTCATAATGGCAGCACTGTTCGGGGAGGCAAACAATCCCATACCCGCACCTATGATGAACAGATACAGCCAGAACAACCAGCGGTTGAAATCAAGCGGCACTGTGTTGAGCAGGTAGAAACCCACCGCACTGACAACCATTCCGGTTGTTGCGAAGACGCGCGCTCCAAATTTGTCCGACAAATAACCACTGATGGGACCGGCGATGAAAAATCCAATCATTTGCGGAATCGTATACAGCCCTGCAATCAATGGCGTATCTGCATATGACACACCGTGAAGGGGTAAATAGACACCCTGCAACCAAATAATTAACATAAACTGCAACCCGCCCCGAGCCAAGGCTGCCAGAATGCCGCTGATGTTCCCGGCCAGAAACGGGCGAATTGTAAACAGCGATAAGTCAAACAGCGGCTGACGGACACGCTTTTCCACCAGACCGAAGACAAGCAACATGATGATTCCGCCAATAATTCCCGTCAGTACAAAGGGATTGGACCAGCCCATTGTATGTGTACCATAAGGCATGATTCCATAAGTGAGCCCTAACATAATACCCAACAGCCCAACCGCAAGTGTGATGTTTCCCCAGATGTCCAGACGCTGGTTCTTGGCGCGTTGAGAAACTTCCTGAAGGGCAATATACGCCCATATCGTCCCAGCTATGCCCACGGGTACATTTACTAGAAACACCCAGCGCCAGTGGCCTGTGAAAGCCAACAGACCGCCGAGCAGCAGTCCAATGACGCTACCTCCGATAGCTGCCACTTGATTGAGGCCCAAAGCCATTCCTCGTTGATTTTCAGGAAAAGCATCGGTAAGAATAGCAGCGCTGTTCGCAAACAAAAATCCTCCGCCAATACCCTGGATAATTCTAAAGATAATCAGCTCAATTTCTCCGGCTGTGCCCTTACTCCATGTTAACGATGCTAACACAGAACCAATCGTAAAAATTAAAAATCCAAGATTATAGAGACGCACCCTGCCAAACATGTCGGAAAGCCGTCCAAACGTCACCAATAGCACCGTTGTGGCTACGTTAAAACCGAGCAGCACCCACAACAGTAAACTGGCCTGGCCGCCTTTCAAAGGATTCACTTTTAGTCCGTTAAAGATAATGGGCAGAGCAATAATAAGAATACTTTGGTTGATAGTGGCCATCAGCACACCCAACGTAGTATTAGAAAGTGCAATCCATTTGTAACCCGGATGATCGCCCGTTCTTGCTAACATGCTGATTCCCACGCCCCTGTTGTCAGTCTTGTTTGGTTCGAGTTTCGTTATACAAATCTCGTGTTTTCTCTAATCTTTCCCGGACTGAACTCTTAATGCTGTTCAGTTTATCGACTTTTTCATCGATGTGTCCGGCCAACTCGCTTAAGAGTTCCATGTAGCGTTCCAATACAGCGAGTTCAGCCTCTCGCCCCAGATTCCCGTGCTTAAACGTGTCGCGAAGTTGGTCCAGGGACCCCTCCACTTCGAGAATTCTCTTAATCTCTTTGAGACTGTATCCCAACGTCTCCTTTAATTGTAGAATTTGCCGAATCCGGGCCACTGCGCCCTCATCGTACATACGATGACCGCCCTCGGTGCGCCCCACTTGCGGCAAAAGTCCCACTTCTTCGTAATAGTGAAGGGTTCGCGGCGTAATGCCGAATTCATGTGCGACCATCTCCACCGTATAATCCTTCCCCATGCCGCTCGTCAACTCCTCAACTCGTCAACTCCTCAACTCGTCAACTCCTCAAAAGTAAAGGACCGCATTCTCACTCGCTCTTCAACTACAGCTTACGTTAACGTATGGTTTGCCCATACGGACTCTGCAAGTATTTCCTCCAAGTTGGTCCTTGAAATC
Proteins encoded in this window:
- a CDS encoding alpha/beta hydrolase, which codes for MEESITLTQAADLTSQGLGVYPDAEALVYARPTISVPVPGVFWHGEVAGARAVLRLPHASRWNGKLLIGGVPAVRTEFSLDLLLSDLALQKGYAFAACDKATPGLVLRDTNRTMEEWGPVYKSLIEYAFEQATRQYGCEPSRTYMAGLSNGGYVTRIILEKYPHLLDGAVEWEGVFWHPESRHLMTTLPVFVGQYPLYKNWRGDTTTHEQSKALDKLLEAGLHPSSEPFWDTYFMMYWVVSLWLYGRSLDPEWPAFNDDWSNDWLRDPSPLADYPWYSRSEVTSARLQALENSGRVTKPLLSVAGNWDCLVPFRHNAAAYAEHVKMQGFGKNHRLYEIDGGNHVDGMLKSNWEGQQPVQPYFEAALGHLEAWVERSVQPPESGKFTKISEFALHPDKLLSVTSHS
- a CDS encoding branched-chain amino acid ABC transporter permease; amino-acid sequence: MTRLPLARVFRIVLMLCVALYPLLFGTGGATTLLDTVFAFAVFAMSYDLLIGYTGIVSFGHAMFFGTGAYAVSICLNQMHGTSFSLVIGTGAVVGTAVVLGLFVAFLSLRVRDAYFAMITLAVGEVFAVLAGSQALRHLTNANDGMTVTPPQWLNGDLQIYYMCLVLLAVSFWFLRRFVQSPIGDVLRAVRENEQRAVGLGHSVVWFKTLAFIVSGVLASLAGAVFALSQAFVSTSVYSVANISLMVLLMVMIGGVGTLSGGMIGAAVLVLSQSWLSNFGTQIPLLENYPILFGILYIVVVRFMPNGLLGGLHRLGGRFTWKNRSPLRKQQI
- a CDS encoding branched-chain amino acid ABC transporter permease: MDVVLTLVMNGLANSALFFLMAAGLSLIFGLLRVINFAHGAFYIWGAYIASFLYEATGSFLLAMAGGVLTGAALGWLTERLLLHRLYGAQTQQLLMTMGVLMVLTELIKLPFGRNPVNSSAPRVLTHSWLFGHFALIEFQVLTIFAGIAVYILLQILLRKSRLGMIVRAGVQNSELVQARGIPIHTIFTTVFTFGAALAGLAGVLAGPYFGSISPEAGMSMQLNAFIIVVLGGLGSLNGSVVGSVFVGLATAVTSYFAPALAVLAGVVVMAAVLVVRPEGLFGEKGGVL
- a CDS encoding ABC transporter ATP-binding protein; this encodes MEIALSVDSLSADIGQFSILRDVSFQVPVGSVTVLLGRNGAGKTTTLRTLMGFIPIKSGSVQLFGRPLGQLPPHRVQKAGVAYVPEDNNIFSNLTVEENLRLAAGRGPLPRDGLEYVLALFPDLRQAYNRLGGTLSGGQRQMLAIASVLMARPKVLLIDEPTKGLSPLFVEKLVTVIQELGRSVTVLLVEQNLYLAEQTGTYYVVLDDGKSIAKGPVHELREDKELQQRALGIRVAVEED
- a CDS encoding ABC transporter ATP-binding protein, which gives rise to MVPVFEVDEVSAGYQSMLVLDNVSLSFAKGELVSIIGPNGAGKTTLISVMSGELPIWNGCIRYNERDITKAGFDARARMGIGRSFQRTNLFPGLSALENVVVAVQARRRVHIRQMLQRRDRSIAAEADTLLTRVGLSQLGGTRAAELAHGDKRKLEMAMLLALKPEILLLDEPTAGMSMEETKVILALVTELRQSRKYTIVLVEHKLDVVMRLSDTVAVLHQGSVLATGKPEEVMHNPKVEEAYLGGYHGNRT
- a CDS encoding substrate-binding domain-containing protein gives rise to the protein MKKYRFISMVAVLATPGIALGGCGTTKATESGGQTPIQIGAVTALSGALAAYGKEWQRGFKIGLEYATNGTNKVDGRKIQVIWKDDATDPKQAVTDAKGLLQNKKVDVLTGGVNSASAIAMEPLAQKYKTVYVAGPAVADSITGKNYNKYVFKISPNSYMEAKAAVLSIPNHSATVAQLAPNYAFGWDSVKAFKSLAVNVGMKDVLDVYASPKATDFTPQLEKIIQKHPKYLFVTWAGAPGPWKSIANMKLAKQGITVVTGIPNIAAIKALFQGFEGMRGFTTYYYTLPHNKVNDYLVSHDKSEFHTVPDLFDPDGMAAAISIVDGLKKTKGVTNGNTLSAAMAGMSFQGPKGTYTYRKSDHQALQNQYGVVLRHKAGVDYPVPVLTKVISAKQTVPPVLNK
- the moaA gene encoding GTP 3',8-cyclase MoaA, whose translation is MALTDSFQRPLRDLRISVTDRCNFRCVYCMPKELFGPDFAFLPHKDLLTFEEISRLVRVFVRGGVKKVRLTGGEPLLRRDIEKLVAQIAEIDGVEDIAMTTNGSLLTRERAQVLKNAGLQRVTVSLDSLKDDVFMKMNDVHFPVSKVLKAIDAAAEAGLTPVKVNMVVKRGLNDEDIVEMAQQFRGTGHILRFIEYMDVGNSNGWRMDDVVSAKDILNSIHEVWPLETVPPRHAGEVATRYRYQDGKGEIGVVSSVTRPFCGACNRSRLSAKGRLYTCLFASDGFDFRELLRSGKSDEEVFGALSELWGLRSDRYSELRSDETRRRNKIEMSQIGG
- a CDS encoding MFS transporter, with the translated sequence MLARTGDHPGYKWIALSNTTLGVLMATINQSILIIALPIIFNGLKVNPLKGGQASLLLWVLLGFNVATTVLLVTFGRLSDMFGRVRLYNLGFLIFTIGSVLASLTWSKGTAGEIELIIFRIIQGIGGGFLFANSAAILTDAFPENQRGMALGLNQVAAIGGSVIGLLLGGLLAFTGHWRWVFLVNVPVGIAGTIWAYIALQEVSQRAKNQRLDIWGNITLAVGLLGIMLGLTYGIMPYGTHTMGWSNPFVLTGIIGGIIMLLVFGLVEKRVRQPLFDLSLFTIRPFLAGNISGILAALARGGLQFMLIIWLQGVYLPLHGVSYADTPLIAGLYTIPQMIGFFIAGPISGYLSDKFGARVFATTGMVVSAVGFYLLNTVPLDFNRWLFWLYLFIIGAGMGLFASPNSAAIMNAVPARYRGVASGMRSTFMNAGMMLSLGVFFSIMIAGLAQKLPQAMLSGLTQHGIPQVAAQHVAALPPTESLFAALLGYNPLQNLLGPQVLSHLPVHQAQYIVGKVFFPHLIGGPFMHGLRLTFTMSVGMSVIAAIASLLRGKHYIHKEENPDSQTAEDTGSASTKTYASNAGE
- a CDS encoding MerR family transcriptional regulator, translating into MGKDYTVEMVAHEFGITPRTLHYYEEVGLLPQVGRTEGGHRMYDEGAVARIRQILQLKETLGYSLKEIKRILEVEGSLDQLRDTFKHGNLGREAELAVLERYMELLSELAGHIDEKVDKLNSIKSSVRERLEKTRDLYNETRTKQD